Within Planctomycetota bacterium, the genomic segment CACCCGCCCATCGCAGGGCCTTGCGTCGCCCGGTGGGGTCGGAACTCCGCCCCGTGCCCGCTCCCTGCGCCCGTGCGCGCGGGAACGGTGGAAGGGTCCGCCGCGCGAGCGTGGGGACGGCACTGGCGCCGGTGCACCGGCCCGAGGATGTGGAACGGCCCGTGGCCCACGTCAGCGCCTCGTGTTCGGCCGGGGCGGCGTGTCCGGCTCGGATGCCTCGTCGTCGGGTGCGGGGCCTCCCGTGGCCTCCGCTCCGCCGCCCAGGACCTCGATCTGCGAGACGTGGAACACGGCGTCGCGGTCGCCGCCGGTGTCCACGCTCACCATCTGCTTCAGGGTCTCGGTGCCCGTCACGGTGCCGACGCCGTTGGGCGTCTTGACGCGGGTGCCCTTGCGGGGCAGTTGCTCGCGGAGTTCGGCGTAGCTCTGGTCTTCGAAGCGCAGGCAGCACATGAGGCGCCCGCAGCGGCCCGAGATCTTCGCGGGGTCGAGGGTGGTCTTCTGGGCCTTGGCCATCCGCATGGTGACGGGGGCCAGGTCCTTCATGAAGCTCTTGCAGCAGAGCATGCGGCCGCAGTGCTCCACGTCGGCCAGCAGGCGGGCCTCGTCGCGGACGCCGATCTGGCGCATCTCGATACGGGTGCGGTACTGGGCGGCCAGGTCCTTCACCAGGGCGCGGAAGTCCACCCGCCCGTCGGCGAGGAAGTAGAAGATGATCTTGTCGCCGCCGAAGAGGTGTTCGACGCTCACGAGCTTCATCGGGAGGTTGTGCTCGCGGATCTTGGCCTCGCAGAACTTGTATTCCTGCGAGGCGAAGCTCTCCTCGATCTCTTCGGCGCGCGCGACGTCGCGCGGGGTGGCCCGGCGCAGCACCTGGCCGATGGGCTGTTCCTCGGGCGCGTTGGCGCTGGGCTCGGAGCGGCAGACGATCTCGCCCAGTTCCACCCCGCGGTCGGTCCGCAGGATGCACTTCTCGCCTCGGTGGAGATCGGATGTCTCGCTGCGGAAGACTCCGATATGCCTCATCGCCCCGTAGCAGGCGATCATCTGGTACATGGTTTCACCTCACAGCCAGCGGGCTTTCGTGTCGCAAGAGAGCTCCCGTGTCGAGCACGAACCTGTCGAGCAGGAGCTTGAGGTTCGCGTTCGCCTCGAGCCGGTCGCGGGTCTCCTGGGCGAGTGCGGCGAGGTGCTGGGCGGCCGCGGGTCCGAGGCCCTCGCCGAGCGCCGCCAGCGCGTCGCACGCGTCGCCCCACGTCCGCAATTCCTCCGGCTGCCCGGTCACGCGGAGGAACAGGTCGCGCCAGGCCAGGCCCACCAGGTCGAGCATCGGCTTGAGGCGCTCGCGCGCGTCGGCCAGCGAGGCCCCGTCCCCGCGGGCACGGTCGAGCAGTTCGCCCGACAGGGTGAACTCCTCGCCCGGCTGCATGCCGGCGAGGCGGGCGAGGAGGCTCCTGGCCGCCTCGAACGTGCCGTCCCCGTGGCATCTCAACGCGTGCCCGGGGCTGCCCTGGGCCAGGCGGGCCAGCGGCCGCGCGAGCGCGGGGTCCACCCCGTGCCCCTCGGCCAGGATGCGCTCCACCGCCGACGCCGCCAGCGGGCGGAACCGCACGATCTGGCAGCGCGACACCACCGTGTCCACGAACGGCTCGAGGCGGCAGGCGATCAGGATCAGGAGCGAGTGCGGGGGCGGCTCCTCGAGGGTCTTGAGCAGGCAGTTCTGCGCCTCCTCGGTCATCCGGTCCGCGTCCACCACCACAAACACCTTGTAGCGCCCCTCGAACGGCTTGTAGGCGATGGCGTCCTGTATCTCCTCACGCACCTGCTCGATCAGGATCTGCGCGCGTGGCTCGCCCTTCGAGCCGCCGTCGCGGCGGCGCACGAAGGTGACGTCGGGGTGGTTGCCGTGCTCGACCTTGAGGCACGAGGGGCACAGGTCGCACGCGTCGCCCCGGCCCCGCAGGCACAGCACGGCCTTGGCCAGTTCGCGCGCGAGCAGTTGCTTGCCGATGCCGTCCCTGCCCACAAACAGGTAGGCATGCGGCAGCCGCCCGCGCTCCACCGCCTGGCGGAAGCGCTCGATGATGCTCTCGTGCCCGAGGATTCGCGCCCAGGCCATGGCTCACCCGCCTGCTAGGAGGCCGTCTCGATGATCCCCAGAATGTCGCCCACCTTCACCTTGTCGTCGTCGTGCACGCGGATCTCGGCGAGCGTGCCCGAGACCGGGGCTGGGACGTCGAAGGTCGCCTTGTCGGTGCGCATCTCCAGAACGCCTTGGTCCTTCTCCACCCCCTCGCCCACCTCGGCGTACCAGAACGACACGATGGCCTCGCTGCCGGCGTCTTCGCCCAGGTCGGGCAGCCTGAACTCGTGGCGTGCCATGCGGAAGTCAGCTCCTTTCTGCGAGGCAGAGGCCCGCGGCAAGGGCGTCGGCGTGGTAGGAACTGCGGACGAAGGGTCCGGCAGCCACGGCCGCGAAGCCCAGCGCCTCGGCCTCGTGCTGGTAGGTGTCGAACTCCTCGGGGGGGACGAACCGCTCGACGGGCAGGTGCTCAGGCGACGGCCGCAGGTACTGGCCCACGGTGAGCGCCTGGCAGCCTGCGTCGCGAAGGTCGCGCATCACGGCCAGCACCTCGTCGTGGCTCTCGCCGAGGCCGACCATCAGGCCGCTCTTCGTGGCCGCGCCCTCCCCCGCCTCCGCGGCGAGACGCAGGACCTCGATCGAACGCTCGTAGGCCGCCTGCGGCCGCACCCGCGGGTAGAGCCTCGGCACGGTCTCGACGTTGTGGTTGAACACGTCGGGGCGCGCCTCGAGGACCCGGCGGATACACGGCTCGCTGCCCTGGAAGTCGGGCGTCAGGACCTCGACCGCGGCCGTGCAGGCCGCGCGAATGGCGGCGATCGTGGCCGCGAAGTGTCCGCTGCCGCCGTCCGGCAGGTCGTCGCGGGTCACCGACGTCACCACCACATGGCTCAGGCCCAGGCGTGCGGCGGCCTCGGCCACGCGACGCGGCTCGTCGGGGTCCGGCGGCGCGGGCAGGCCGCGCGTCACGGCGCAGAAGGCGCACGAGCGGCTGCACACGCTGCCGAGGATCAGGAACGTCGCCGTGCCGCGCGCGAAGCACTCGCAGGCATTCGGGCAGTGCGCGCTCTGGCACACCGTGTGCAGCCCCAGCTCGCGCAGGAGTTCGCGCACCGGGCGCATCGCGCCCTCGGGCGGCAAGCGCTTGCGGACCCACGGCGGAAATCGCCTCGATGGAGACGCCATCACAGTCCACCTGCCCGTCAACAGAGGGGAAACGGGGCCGAGCGGGCTCCCACGCCCCAGCTCGCATGGTATCGGCCCCCGCCGGCGGAGTCAAGCGCCTTTTGACGGCTCGCCCGCGTTGCGGTAGCATCGGAGTCCCCAGGAGAGCCTGCCATGCCGGTCTGCCACGTGCTGCGCATCCCCCGCATCCGATATGCCGAAGCGCTGGAGTTCCAACTCCGAGTGCTGGAGCGGGTGCGCGAATCGGCCGCAGGCGACGCGGCCCTGCTGCTTCTGGAGCACGAGCCGGTCGTCACTATCGGCCGCTCGGGCACCGCCGCGCACCTGCGCGTGGCGCGCGACGAGTTGGCCCGCCGCGGCATCGCGGTGCACGAGACCAATCGCGGGGGCGACGTGACCTATCACGGCCCCGGGCAGATCGTGGGGTACCCCATCGTCTACCTGCCCGAGGAGCGCCGCGACATTCACCGCTTCCTCCGCTCGCTGGAGGCCGTGGTCATCCGTGCGCTGGCCCGCCACGGCATCGAGGGGCGGCGCGACCCGCAGTACACCGGCGTGTGGGTGGGCGACGCCAAGATCGCGGCCATCGGCGTCGCCTTCCGTCGCTGGAC encodes:
- the ricT gene encoding regulatory iron-sulfur-containing complex subunit RicT yields the protein MYQMIACYGAMRHIGVFRSETSDLHRGEKCILRTDRGVELGEIVCRSEPSANAPEEQPIGQVLRRATPRDVARAEEIEESFASQEYKFCEAKIREHNLPMKLVSVEHLFGGDKIIFYFLADGRVDFRALVKDLAAQYRTRIEMRQIGVRDEARLLADVEHCGRMLCCKSFMKDLAPVTMRMAKAQKTTLDPAKISGRCGRLMCCLRFEDQSYAELREQLPRKGTRVKTPNGVGTVTGTETLKQMVSVDTGGDRDAVFHVSQIEVLGGGAEATGGPAPDDEASEPDTPPRPNTRR
- the lipA gene encoding lipoyl synthase — encoded protein: MASPSRRFPPWVRKRLPPEGAMRPVRELLRELGLHTVCQSAHCPNACECFARGTATFLILGSVCSRSCAFCAVTRGLPAPPDPDEPRRVAEAAARLGLSHVVVTSVTRDDLPDGGSGHFAATIAAIRAACTAAVEVLTPDFQGSEPCIRRVLEARPDVFNHNVETVPRLYPRVRPQAAYERSIEVLRLAAEAGEGAATKSGLMVGLGESHDEVLAVMRDLRDAGCQALTVGQYLRPSPEHLPVERFVPPEEFDTYQHEAEALGFAAVAAGPFVRSSYHADALAAGLCLAERS
- the holB gene encoding DNA polymerase III subunit delta', with amino-acid sequence MAWARILGHESIIERFRQAVERGRLPHAYLFVGRDGIGKQLLARELAKAVLCLRGRGDACDLCPSCLKVEHGNHPDVTFVRRRDGGSKGEPRAQILIEQVREEIQDAIAYKPFEGRYKVFVVVDADRMTEEAQNCLLKTLEEPPPHSLLILIACRLEPFVDTVVSRCQIVRFRPLAASAVERILAEGHGVDPALARPLARLAQGSPGHALRCHGDGTFEAARSLLARLAGMQPGEEFTLSGELLDRARGDGASLADARERLKPMLDLVGLAWRDLFLRVTGQPEELRTWGDACDALAALGEGLGPAAAQHLAALAQETRDRLEANANLKLLLDRFVLDTGALLRHESPLAVR
- a CDS encoding lipoyl domain-containing protein; protein product: MARHEFRLPDLGEDAGSEAIVSFWYAEVGEGVEKDQGVLEMRTDKATFDVPAPVSGTLAEIRVHDDDKVKVGDILGIIETAS
- the lipB gene encoding lipoyl(octanoyl) transferase LipB, which codes for MPVCHVLRIPRIRYAEALEFQLRVLERVRESAAGDAALLLLEHEPVVTIGRSGTAAHLRVARDELARRGIAVHETNRGGDVTYHGPGQIVGYPIVYLPEERRDIHRFLRSLEAVVIRALARHGIEGRRDPQYTGVWVGDAKIAAIGVAFRRWTSHHGFALNVATDLSAFDLIVPCGIVGRAVTSMQRLLGAAPDRRGVEKALIEEFVVEFGLDAAPECATPQELLARLSPEPRPS